The Bacillota bacterium genome contains a region encoding:
- a CDS encoding trypsin-like peptidase domain-containing protein: MSWRRKLAFTALVALVAGIMFAAGNMAVRDFRPQEPLTNVNNRTAVAAPELPGVDSGTIVKIVERAGPAVAKIDTVVPASGREWSPFFDDPFFRDFFSRPDISPPQSGPSRRGMGSGFLFSKDGYILTNEHVIRGAEEIWVTLTGFETPLAAKVVGSDYDLDLAVIKVEAPRKLPHLKLGDSDNVRVGEWVIAIGNPYGLDHTVTVGVISAKGRPVTIEDRYYDNLLQTDASINPGNSGGPLLNLRGEVVAINTAVNAQAQGIGFAIPTSTIRPVLDELIETGGISHAWLGVQLDTVSPELARYLELRATTGALVIGIVADSPAARAGFRPGDVILELNGAQVSNPEKVIRAIRTHKAGETLKVKVFRDGGAHELEVKLGEKPARR, translated from the coding sequence GTGAGTTGGAGAAGGAAGCTGGCGTTCACGGCCCTTGTGGCTCTGGTAGCCGGGATAATGTTTGCCGCCGGCAATATGGCGGTCAGGGATTTCCGGCCGCAGGAGCCGCTCACCAACGTCAACAATCGTACGGCGGTGGCTGCTCCCGAGTTACCCGGTGTAGATTCCGGCACGATCGTCAAGATCGTGGAGCGTGCCGGGCCGGCGGTAGCCAAGATCGACACGGTGGTGCCGGCCTCCGGCAGGGAATGGAGTCCGTTCTTTGACGATCCTTTCTTCCGTGACTTTTTCAGCCGTCCCGACATCTCACCCCCGCAGTCCGGCCCCAGCCGCCGGGGCATGGGGTCCGGTTTTCTGTTCTCTAAGGACGGCTACATCCTGACTAATGAACATGTGATCCGCGGTGCCGAGGAAATCTGGGTAACCCTGACCGGATTTGAAACACCGCTCGCCGCGAAGGTGGTGGGCTCGGATTACGACCTCGACCTGGCGGTCATCAAGGTGGAAGCCCCGCGCAAGCTGCCCCACCTGAAACTGGGTGATTCGGACAACGTACGGGTCGGTGAGTGGGTGATCGCCATCGGCAACCCCTACGGTCTGGACCATACGGTCACCGTCGGGGTGATCAGCGCCAAGGGCCGGCCGGTGACCATCGAGGACCGGTATTACGACAATCTTCTGCAGACCGACGCCTCCATCAATCCCGGGAACAGCGGCGGCCCGCTGTTGAACCTCCGGGGCGAGGTGGTGGCGATCAACACGGCCGTCAACGCCCAGGCCCAGGGGATCGGCTTCGCCATCCCGACCAGCACCATCCGCCCCGTACTCGACGAGTTGATCGAGACCGGCGGTATCAGCCACGCCTGGCTGGGGGTGCAGTTGGACACCGTTTCCCCGGAACTGGCTCGCTACCTGGAGCTGCGAGCGACCACCGGGGCGCTGGTGATCGGAATTGTGGCCGACAGCCCGGCGGCCAGAGCCGGCTTCCGGCCGGGGGACGTGATTCTGGAGTTGAACGGGGCCCAAGTGAGTAACCCGGAAAAAGTGATCCGGGCGATCCGGACCCATAAGGCGGGCGAAACCTTGAAGGTGAAAGTGTTCCGGGACGGCGGCGCACACGAGCTGGAAGTGAAACTGGGCGAGAAACCAGCCCGCCGCTAA
- a CDS encoding heavy metal translocating P-type ATPase: MNEKPRRFAGPGGWGNGAADTRRLDLQVEGVSCAACVRRVEQALAGVTGVLEATVNLATGKAAVTYEPARVKVPELLAALSAAGYQAAPAGGVRVTLPVRGLTCASCVRRLEEALARTGGVHHAAVNLAAERATVDYDPGVVSVRALEQAVRDAGYQVEALEAQAGEDRERAARERHMRRLTWDFAVGAFFSTVVLLGSLPHMYPPWAGFAPHFLTAPLVLLFLTAPVQFGSGRRFYAGAYAALRRGAADMNVLVALGTTTAWTYSAAMTLFPDFLTGLGFPYQLYYDVAAVITTLIVLGRLLEARARGKTSEAIRKLMGLQAKTARVIRPDGREVDIAIAEVEVGDLILVRPGERVPVDGVVVSGRSALDESMLTGESLPVEKGAGDEVVGATINKTGSFTFEAIRVGRDTVLAQIIRLVEEAQGSKAPIQRLVDVVAAYFVPAVVGTAVLSFALWYLFGPPPAFIFALTTSIAVLIIACPCALGLATPTAIQVGTGVGAENGILFKDTESLETAHRVQAVVFDKTGTLTEGWPALTDVILGKGFGEAEEELLRWVASVESRSEHPLGEAVVAGAKERGLALAEPEAFEAVPGHGVQARVDGRALLVGNRLLMNERGVAVGDLEEDARRLSDEGKTCVFVAVDGRAAGVLAVADTLKEHSAAAVRELRRLGLEVIMMTGDNRRTAEAVAGKAGIQRVLAEVLPEHKAREVKRLQEEGKVVAMVGDGLNDAPALAQANVGIAIGTGTDVAMEASDVTLITGDLRGVVKAIGLSKATIGMIKQNLFWAFAYNIVLIPVAAGVLYPFYGILLNPMLAAAAMAFSSLSVVLNSLRLRRFKPAPL; encoded by the coding sequence TTGAACGAGAAACCGCGCCGCTTTGCCGGGCCTGGGGGGTGGGGGAATGGGGCGGCCGACACCCGGAGGCTTGACCTCCAGGTGGAGGGTGTCTCCTGCGCCGCTTGCGTAAGGCGGGTGGAACAGGCGCTGGCCGGAGTCACGGGAGTCCTGGAGGCCACCGTCAACCTCGCCACGGGGAAGGCGGCCGTCACCTACGAGCCCGCCCGGGTCAAGGTCCCCGAGCTGTTGGCGGCCCTGTCCGCCGCCGGGTACCAGGCCGCGCCCGCCGGAGGCGTGCGGGTGACCCTGCCCGTCCGGGGCTTGACTTGCGCCTCGTGCGTCCGGCGGCTGGAGGAAGCGCTGGCCCGCACCGGCGGCGTACACCACGCCGCCGTCAACCTGGCCGCGGAGAGAGCGACGGTGGACTACGATCCCGGAGTCGTTTCGGTACGTGCGCTGGAGCAGGCCGTTCGCGACGCCGGCTACCAGGTGGAGGCCCTCGAGGCGCAGGCCGGCGAGGACCGGGAGCGTGCCGCCCGGGAACGGCACATGCGCCGGCTGACTTGGGACTTTGCCGTGGGGGCGTTTTTCTCCACCGTGGTGTTGTTGGGCAGCCTGCCGCACATGTACCCTCCCTGGGCGGGGTTTGCGCCGCACTTCCTCACCGCGCCGCTGGTGCTGCTCTTCCTGACGGCGCCCGTGCAGTTCGGTTCCGGCCGGCGCTTCTACGCCGGCGCCTACGCGGCGCTGCGCCGCGGCGCGGCGGACATGAACGTGCTGGTGGCCCTGGGCACGACCACGGCTTGGACGTACAGCGCGGCCATGACCCTTTTCCCGGATTTCCTGACCGGGCTGGGCTTTCCGTACCAGCTCTACTACGACGTCGCCGCCGTGATCACCACCCTGATCGTGCTCGGCCGCCTGCTGGAGGCACGGGCCCGGGGCAAAACCTCGGAGGCGATCCGGAAGCTGATGGGCCTGCAAGCCAAGACGGCCCGGGTGATCCGGCCGGACGGGCGGGAGGTGGACATCGCCATCGCCGAGGTGGAGGTGGGCGACCTGATCTTGGTGCGCCCCGGTGAGCGGGTGCCGGTGGACGGCGTGGTGGTGTCCGGGCGGTCCGCCCTGGACGAATCGATGCTGACCGGGGAAAGCCTTCCCGTTGAAAAGGGCGCCGGAGACGAGGTGGTCGGGGCGACCATCAACAAGACCGGCTCCTTCACTTTTGAAGCGATCCGGGTGGGCCGCGACACGGTGTTGGCCCAAATCATCCGGCTGGTGGAGGAAGCCCAGGGGTCGAAGGCGCCCATCCAGCGCCTGGTGGACGTGGTCGCCGCCTATTTCGTCCCGGCGGTGGTGGGGACGGCCGTTTTGAGTTTCGCGCTCTGGTATCTGTTCGGCCCCCCGCCGGCCTTCATTTTCGCGCTGACCACTTCCATCGCCGTGTTGATCATCGCCTGCCCGTGCGCCCTGGGTCTGGCCACTCCGACCGCCATCCAGGTCGGCACCGGGGTGGGCGCGGAGAACGGGATTTTGTTCAAGGACACCGAAAGCCTGGAGACCGCCCACCGCGTGCAGGCGGTGGTGTTTGACAAGACGGGCACCCTGACCGAGGGCTGGCCCGCGCTGACCGACGTAATTCTGGGGAAGGGCTTCGGGGAAGCGGAAGAGGAACTCTTGCGGTGGGTGGCCTCGGTCGAGTCACGATCGGAGCACCCGCTGGGAGAGGCGGTCGTGGCAGGCGCGAAGGAAAGGGGACTGGCTTTGGCCGAACCGGAGGCGTTCGAGGCCGTGCCGGGCCACGGCGTGCAGGCCCGGGTGGACGGCCGCGCGCTGCTGGTCGGAAACCGGCTGCTGATGAACGAGCGGGGGGTCGCCGTCGGGGACCTGGAAGAAGACGCCCGGCGCCTGTCGGACGAGGGGAAGACGTGCGTGTTCGTGGCCGTGGACGGCCGGGCGGCCGGGGTCCTGGCGGTGGCCGACACTTTGAAGGAGCACTCGGCCGCAGCGGTCCGGGAGTTGAGAAGGCTCGGCCTCGAAGTGATCATGATGACGGGGGACAACCGCCGGACGGCGGAGGCCGTCGCCGGGAAGGCGGGCATCCAGCGGGTGCTGGCGGAGGTGCTGCCGGAACACAAGGCGCGGGAGGTCAAGCGGCTTCAGGAAGAAGGCAAGGTCGTGGCTATGGTCGGCGACGGTTTAAACGATGCTCCGGCCCTGGCCCAGGCCAACGTGGGCATCGCCATCGGGACCGGCACCGACGTGGCCATGGAAGCATCCGACGTGACGTTGATCACCGGGGATTTGCGCGGCGTGGTCAAGGCTATTGGGCTATCGAAGGCCACCATCGGGATGATCAAGCAAAACCTCTTCTGGGCCTTCGCCTACAACATCGTGCTCATCCCCGTGGCGGCGGGGGTGCTGTATCCTTTTTACGGCATCCTCTTAAACCCCATGCTCGCGGCCGCGGCGATGGCCTTCAGTTCGCTCTCCGTTGTGTTGAACTCCCTGCGCCTGCGCCGGTTCAAGCCCGCCCCCCTCTAA
- a CDS encoding D-alanyl-D-alanine carboxypeptidase family protein: MSKFFRLLFLVLLFFLLPTGGAQAGEPQIVGEAAVLMDLDTGRFLYEKNADRAMSPASTAKILTALVAVQNGRDRLDERVVMSEAAIHVGGSAIWPTPDEEFSLRELLWSVILVSANDAATAVAEHVHGSVEEFVAAMNAQAWRLGAHNSHFVNPHGLHDERQYTTARDLALIARAALAQPLIREMTATKTYRLTRADPDALSLLVNHNKLLWRYEGAIGLKTGYTVPAGQCLVSAAERNGRTVLAVVLKSEGTNIWTDSAALLDYGHNRFRSLVPVREGDEIGSVPVVFGNGKAVLRAGSGVTHVVPVDDPAPVRWQLRLERELIAPLGAGEQVGTLIVHCGDEEIGQAPVLVAAAVPRLPSTTWWYRAGLVLGGLFLLILGLRFSIRRSRARYYRRRRRR, translated from the coding sequence ATGAGCAAGTTCTTTCGTCTCTTATTTCTGGTTTTACTGTTTTTCCTGCTGCCGACCGGCGGCGCGCAGGCCGGGGAACCCCAAATCGTGGGCGAAGCGGCGGTACTGATGGACCTGGACACCGGCCGTTTCCTGTATGAAAAGAACGCGGACCGGGCGATGTCCCCGGCGAGCACCGCCAAAATCCTGACCGCCCTCGTCGCGGTGCAAAACGGTCGTGACCGGCTGGACGAGCGGGTTGTGATGAGTGAGGCCGCGATCCACGTCGGCGGCTCGGCGATTTGGCCCACCCCGGATGAGGAGTTCAGCCTGCGGGAGTTGCTCTGGTCCGTCATTCTGGTCTCGGCCAACGACGCGGCCACGGCGGTGGCCGAACACGTGCACGGGTCGGTCGAGGAGTTCGTAGCGGCCATGAATGCCCAAGCCTGGCGGTTGGGGGCGCACAACAGCCATTTTGTGAATCCGCACGGTCTGCACGACGAGCGGCAATACACGACCGCCCGGGACCTGGCCCTGATCGCCCGTGCCGCTCTCGCCCAACCCCTGATCCGGGAGATGACCGCTACAAAGACGTACCGGCTCACCCGGGCCGACCCGGACGCCTTGAGCCTTTTGGTGAACCACAATAAGCTCCTTTGGCGTTACGAAGGGGCGATCGGGCTCAAAACCGGGTACACCGTCCCGGCCGGGCAATGTCTGGTTTCGGCCGCCGAGCGCAATGGGCGGACGGTGCTCGCCGTGGTGCTGAAAAGCGAAGGCACCAACATTTGGACCGATTCGGCCGCCCTTTTGGACTACGGGCATAACCGCTTCCGCTCTCTGGTCCCCGTGCGCGAGGGGGACGAAATCGGCTCGGTGCCGGTGGTGTTCGGGAACGGCAAGGCTGTCCTGCGTGCCGGTTCCGGCGTGACCCACGTGGTGCCGGTGGACGATCCCGCACCGGTGCGGTGGCAACTCCGCCTGGAACGGGAGTTGATCGCGCCGCTTGGCGCCGGCGAACAGGTGGGCACCCTGATCGTGCACTGCGGGGATGAAGAAATCGGACAGGCGCCGGTCCTGGTCGCCGCCGCCGTCCCCCGCCTGCCGAGTACGACCTGGTGGTACCGCGCGGGGCTGGTGCTCGGAGGCCTCTTTTTGCTGATTTTGGGCCTGCGGTTCAGCATTCGGCGCAGCCGCGCCCGCTACTACCGTCGTCGCCGCCGCCGCTAG
- a CDS encoding Spo0B domain-containing protein, with protein MSEELLRFIRNYSHDFLNHLQVISALAQLNRTERIREYIGQVSDQLREITKIAVIHPPELATALLAFQQQVTRYGVPVLVEVQARASGQWPAAPGGEALLRQAFRELGALMGFLEGSAEPVALTLSKPADGFDGFVCEVDLPPTGNISAAELEENLAPTNGLLAPLGARADVIETPAGPRIRIQFPRREV; from the coding sequence GTGTCGGAGGAGTTGTTGCGGTTTATCCGCAACTATAGTCATGATTTTCTAAATCACCTGCAGGTCATTTCCGCGCTGGCGCAACTGAATAGAACCGAGCGCATCCGGGAATACATCGGACAGGTGTCGGACCAGCTCCGGGAAATCACCAAAATCGCGGTTATTCACCCCCCGGAACTGGCGACCGCCCTGCTGGCCTTCCAGCAACAGGTGACCAGGTACGGGGTTCCCGTGCTGGTGGAAGTTCAGGCCCGAGCGTCCGGACAATGGCCGGCGGCGCCCGGAGGCGAGGCGCTCTTGCGGCAGGCTTTCAGGGAACTCGGGGCTTTGATGGGTTTCCTGGAAGGTTCCGCCGAACCGGTGGCCCTGACCCTGTCAAAACCGGCGGACGGCTTTGACGGTTTTGTCTGCGAGGTCGACCTGCCCCCGACCGGAAACATATCCGCCGCGGAACTGGAAGAAAACCTGGCACCGACCAACGGATTGCTCGCACCGCTGGGAGCGCGGGCCGACGTCATCGAGACCCCGGCCGGCCCCCGGATCAGGATTCAATTCCCCCGGCGGGAGGTATAG
- the obgE gene encoding GTPase ObgE: MFKDYAKINVKAGDGGNGCVAFRREKYVPYGGPSGGDGGRGGHIVLRADGGLRTLVDFRYRTHYKADRGVHGQGKNMHGRKGEDLVLRVPVGTEVRRAGDKTLLADLTADGQEYRVARGGRGGRGNTRFATANRKAPSFAEKGEPGEEFWLELELKLLADVGLVGFPNAGKSTLISKVSAARPKIADYPFTTLEPHLGVVRVGEGESFVLADIPGLIEGAHQGAGLGHRFLRHVERTRVLIHVVDVSGREGRDPVADFETINRELAAYDPRLAARPQLVAANKIDLPEARENVRRLVEAAGGRHEVFGISALTGEGLERLVYRAYHLLDTIPVETAPAFVVPEEREADVNLFLVARDGDTYVVEGEGIERRVAMTDLDNPEAVHHLQQLLVRIGVEDALRAEGIRTGDNVRIGRFEFEYSENPTG; the protein is encoded by the coding sequence TTGTTCAAAGACTACGCCAAAATAAACGTTAAGGCCGGGGACGGCGGTAACGGCTGCGTCGCTTTCCGGCGTGAAAAGTACGTTCCCTACGGCGGCCCTTCGGGAGGAGACGGCGGCCGGGGCGGCCACATCGTTCTGCGGGCCGACGGGGGCCTGCGTACGCTGGTCGATTTCCGGTACCGCACCCACTACAAGGCCGACCGGGGAGTCCACGGTCAGGGTAAGAACATGCACGGGCGCAAGGGCGAGGACTTGGTCCTGCGGGTGCCGGTGGGCACGGAGGTCCGCCGGGCCGGGGATAAAACCCTGCTGGCCGACCTCACGGCCGACGGGCAGGAGTACCGGGTGGCGCGCGGCGGCCGGGGCGGCCGGGGAAACACCCGCTTTGCCACCGCCAACCGCAAGGCGCCGAGTTTTGCCGAGAAGGGCGAGCCCGGCGAGGAGTTCTGGCTGGAACTGGAACTGAAACTCCTGGCTGACGTCGGGCTGGTCGGATTCCCGAACGCCGGCAAGTCGACCCTTATCTCCAAGGTGTCCGCGGCGCGGCCCAAAATTGCGGACTACCCCTTCACCACCCTCGAACCCCATCTGGGCGTGGTGCGCGTGGGCGAGGGCGAGAGCTTTGTGCTGGCCGACATCCCCGGGCTGATCGAGGGCGCCCACCAGGGTGCCGGGCTGGGTCACCGGTTTTTGCGGCACGTGGAACGCACCCGGGTCCTGATCCACGTGGTCGACGTTTCCGGCCGCGAGGGCCGGGACCCGGTGGCCGACTTCGAGACCATCAACCGGGAACTGGCCGCCTACGATCCCCGCCTGGCCGCCCGCCCCCAACTGGTGGCGGCCAACAAAATCGACCTGCCGGAGGCGCGTGAGAACGTCCGGCGCCTGGTGGAAGCCGCCGGCGGGCGGCACGAGGTGTTCGGGATCTCGGCGCTCACCGGTGAGGGTTTAGAGCGGCTGGTCTACCGGGCATACCACCTGCTGGACACCATCCCGGTGGAGACAGCGCCCGCCTTTGTCGTCCCGGAAGAGCGGGAGGCGGACGTGAATCTCTTTCTGGTGGCCAGGGACGGGGACACCTACGTGGTGGAAGGGGAAGGGATTGAGCGCCGGGTGGCGATGACTGACCTGGACAACCCCGAGGCCGTACATCACCTTCAGCAATTGCTCGTCCGGATCGGAGTGGAGGACGCCCTCCGGGCGGAAGGAATCAGAACGGGCGACAATGTCCGCATCGGCCGCTTCGAATTCGAGTATAGCGAGAACCCTACCGGTTGA
- the proB gene encoding glutamate 5-kinase, translating to MERAEFKGFKRLVVKVGTSSLTHETGKLNLAAIELLVRQLADQHNQGRELILVTSGAIGAGAGKLGLRRGPRTIPEKQACAAVGQGVLLHMYEKFLAEYGITAGQVLLTREDFSIRRRFLNARNTLASLLQFGVVPIINENDTVAVDEIKLGDNDQLAALVAGLMDADLLLLLTDTDGLYTADPRADAQARLIHWVDEVTPDIEKLAGTAGSRHGTGGMITKLQAARIATHSGVVTAIARCSMENVIRRVLEGEEIGTVFQAVPRRMEMRKQWIAYGASVAGKITVDAGAAQALREKGKSLLPSGVVAVEGRFGMGQMVSIVDPAGTEIARGLANYSAAEIERIKGCKTAAVPEILGYRHFDEVVHRNNMVLEL from the coding sequence GTGGAGAGGGCGGAATTCAAAGGATTCAAGCGGCTGGTGGTCAAGGTCGGCACCAGTTCGCTGACGCACGAGACCGGCAAGCTGAACCTCGCCGCCATTGAGCTGCTGGTGCGGCAACTGGCCGACCAGCACAACCAAGGCCGGGAACTGATCCTGGTCACCTCGGGCGCCATTGGGGCCGGGGCCGGCAAACTCGGGCTCCGGCGGGGACCCCGCACTATTCCCGAAAAACAGGCCTGCGCCGCAGTGGGACAGGGAGTATTGCTGCACATGTACGAGAAGTTCCTGGCCGAGTATGGCATCACCGCCGGCCAAGTTCTGCTCACCAGGGAGGACTTTTCGATCCGCCGGCGCTTTCTGAACGCCCGGAACACCCTCGCCAGCCTGCTGCAATTCGGGGTGGTGCCGATCATCAATGAAAACGACACGGTGGCCGTGGACGAGATCAAGCTCGGCGACAACGACCAACTGGCCGCCTTGGTGGCCGGGCTGATGGACGCCGACCTTTTGCTGCTGCTCACCGACACCGACGGCCTGTACACCGCCGACCCGAGGGCCGATGCCCAAGCCCGCCTGATTCACTGGGTGGACGAGGTCACCCCGGACATCGAGAAGCTGGCGGGAACCGCCGGCAGCCGGCACGGCACCGGCGGGATGATCACCAAACTGCAGGCGGCCCGGATTGCCACCCACTCGGGAGTGGTCACGGCCATCGCCCGGTGTTCGATGGAGAACGTGATTCGCCGCGTCCTGGAAGGGGAGGAAATCGGCACCGTCTTCCAGGCGGTGCCGCGCCGCATGGAGATGCGCAAACAGTGGATCGCCTATGGCGCTTCGGTGGCCGGGAAGATCACGGTGGACGCCGGCGCGGCGCAGGCTCTGCGTGAAAAAGGCAAAAGTCTCTTGCCCTCGGGGGTGGTGGCGGTGGAAGGCCGGTTTGGAATGGGCCAGATGGTCAGCATTGTCGATCCGGCCGGGACGGAGATCGCCCGGGGCTTGGCCAACTACTCGGCCGCGGAGATCGAGCGCATCAAGGGCTGCAAGACCGCCGCCGTGCCCGAGATTCTCGGCTACCGGCACTTTGACGAGGTTGTGCACCGGAACAACATGGTTCTCGAACTCTAA
- a CDS encoding HIT domain-containing protein, with the protein MDKLWAPWRSRYVTGAAKDPNPECIFCQKLHDDPERDASNYLLTRTGNCFVILNLFPYNNGHLLVAPKRHAPDIEELAAQEMLELFEVTRWMVEILRRAFQPDGFNIGINVGRVAGAGIPGHFHIHIVPRWNGDTNFMPVLGDVKVISEALDDSYRKLRAALEETEAREGGQ; encoded by the coding sequence TTGGATAAACTGTGGGCGCCGTGGCGGAGCCGGTACGTGACCGGGGCGGCGAAAGACCCCAACCCGGAGTGTATCTTCTGCCAGAAACTGCACGACGATCCGGAGCGGGACGCTTCGAACTACCTTCTCACCCGGACCGGGAACTGCTTTGTCATCCTGAACCTCTTCCCCTACAACAACGGCCATTTGCTCGTCGCTCCCAAGCGGCACGCGCCCGACATCGAGGAACTGGCCGCCCAGGAGATGCTGGAACTGTTCGAAGTGACGCGGTGGATGGTGGAGATTTTGCGCCGGGCCTTCCAACCGGACGGGTTCAACATCGGGATCAACGTGGGCCGCGTGGCCGGCGCCGGCATCCCGGGGCACTTCCATATACACATTGTGCCGCGGTGGAACGGGGATACGAACTTTATGCCGGTGCTCGGGGACGTCAAGGTGATCTCCGAGGCGCTCGACGACTCCTACCGGAAACTGCGCGCCGCCCTGGAGGAAACAGAAGCGAGGGAGGGGGGCCAATAA
- the nadD gene encoding nicotinate-nucleotide adenylyltransferase — translation MKLGVMGGTFDPVHYGHLVVAEGVRYEYRLDKVIFVPAGRPPHKRDRPISGSEHRLAVTALAIASNPFFEVSDLEIKRPGLSYTYDTIRELQDVYHPDATYFITGADAVLELLSWHRFPELLARCRFIAATRPGHNLENLAARLRLLPASLAERITAFEVPALAISSSDIRRRVSEGRPIKYLLPESVEEYVLNNGLYR, via the coding sequence ATGAAGTTGGGAGTGATGGGCGGGACCTTCGATCCCGTTCATTACGGTCACCTGGTGGTGGCCGAGGGTGTCCGTTACGAATACCGGTTGGACAAAGTGATCTTTGTTCCTGCCGGGCGGCCCCCGCATAAAAGGGACCGCCCGATCTCCGGTTCCGAACACCGCCTGGCCGTTACGGCCCTGGCCATCGCTTCAAACCCCTTTTTCGAAGTATCGGATCTGGAAATAAAACGGCCGGGTCTTTCGTATACGTACGACACGATCCGGGAATTGCAGGACGTGTACCACCCGGACGCCACCTACTTTATCACCGGCGCCGACGCGGTACTGGAACTTCTGTCCTGGCACCGGTTTCCGGAATTGCTGGCGAGATGCCGTTTCATCGCCGCCACGCGGCCGGGGCACAACCTGGAAAACCTTGCGGCAAGGCTCAGGCTGTTGCCGGCCTCCTTGGCGGAGCGGATCACGGCGTTTGAGGTGCCGGCCCTGGCGATTTCATCCTCCGACATCCGGCGCCGGGTGAGCGAGGGGAGACCGATCAAGTACCTGCTGCCGGAAAGCGTCGAAGAGTACGTTTTGAACAACGGTCTTTATCGATAA
- a CDS encoding RNA-binding protein: MVRTLYVGNLPWGTKAEDLDEAFGAYGEVVSSRIITDRQTGRSRGFGFVEVKDEDVETMINAMNGTEFGGRIITVNEARARDDNNERRF; the protein is encoded by the coding sequence TTGGTGCGTACCCTGTACGTAGGTAATCTGCCCTGGGGCACGAAGGCCGAAGACCTGGATGAGGCTTTCGGAGCTTACGGCGAAGTGGTTTCCAGTCGCATCATCACCGACCGGCAGACGGGCCGCTCCCGTGGCTTCGGCTTTGTGGAGGTCAAGGACGAGGATGTCGAGACGATGATCAACGCCATGAACGGAACCGAGTTCGGCGGCCGGATCATCACGGTGAACGAAGCCCGTGCCAGAGATGATAACA